In one Candidatus Paceibacterota bacterium genomic region, the following are encoded:
- a CDS encoding RluA family pseudouridine synthase, producing MTPTIQILYEDNDLLAVNKPAGLIVHADGKTKETSLADWLADNYPETPGVGGSVKLANGGETKRNGILHRIDQDTSGLILVAKNQKAFVFFQKQFLDRTAEKTYQAFVVGEIKPKQGKIDKAIGRKRGDFRLWSAGKDTRGKLREAETDYRTIISSPDFSLLEVQPKTGRTHQIRVHLQAIGHPIICDKKYGDKKSLLGFKRLALHALAIKLKLVSGKEVTLKAPYPEDFQKAIELTAIKG from the coding sequence ATGACTCCTACTATTCAAATCTTATACGAAGACAATGATCTCCTGGCTGTAAACAAGCCGGCCGGTTTAATCGTACACGCCGACGGTAAAACCAAGGAAACCTCGCTTGCCGACTGGCTGGCTGATAATTATCCAGAAACCCCGGGTGTTGGTGGTTCCGTAAAATTGGCCAATGGTGGTGAGACCAAACGCAACGGTATCTTGCACAGGATTGATCAGGACACCTCGGGTTTAATTTTGGTCGCGAAAAATCAAAAAGCTTTTGTTTTTTTTCAGAAGCAGTTTTTGGATCGGACAGCTGAAAAGACCTATCAAGCTTTTGTGGTTGGCGAGATAAAACCAAAGCAAGGCAAAATTGATAAGGCCATCGGCCGGAAAAGGGGAGACTTTCGGCTTTGGTCAGCCGGTAAAGATACGCGGGGTAAGTTGAGAGAGGCGGAGACTGACTATCGGACAATTATTTCCAGCCCCGATTTTAGTTTATTGGAAGTTCAGCCTAAAACCGGCCGGACTCATCAAATTCGAGTCCATCTACAGGCAATCGGGCACCCGATAATTTGTGATAAAAAATATGGCGATAAAAAAAGCCTGCTAGGCTTCAAGAGGCTAGCTCTCCATGCCTTGGCCATCAAACTCAAACTGGTAAGTGGCAAAGAGGTAACACTCAAAGCTCCATATCCAGAAGATTTCCAAAAAGCCATTGAACTTACTGCCATTAAAGGCTAG
- the rplS gene encoding 50S ribosomal protein L19: MTKGIKISSVDMALRAKQGIRSGDTVKVWVKIKEGDKTRSQAFDGLVLARKHGSEAGATFTVRKVVDGVGVERTFPMYSPAIDKIEIVRRAKVRRAKLYYIREKAAKEIRRSMRNVMKEKDESRAPATETKEAVAETK; encoded by the coding sequence ATGACTAAGGGAATCAAAATTTCATCGGTTGATATGGCTCTGCGCGCCAAGCAAGGTATTCGCTCTGGCGATACTGTTAAGGTTTGGGTGAAAATCAAGGAAGGCGATAAGACTCGCTCGCAGGCTTTTGATGGTCTAGTTTTGGCACGGAAGCATGGTAGCGAGGCTGGTGCCACTTTTACCGTCCGAAAGGTTGTTGATGGAGTGGGTGTGGAAAGAACATTTCCAATGTATTCTCCGGCAATTGACAAAATTGAGATTGTTCGCCGAGCCAAGGTTCGCCGAGCCAAGCTCTATTATATTCGCGAGAAGGCGGCCAAGGAAATTCGTCGCAGTATGCGAAATGTCATGAAGGAAAAAGATGAATCCCGAGCTCCCGCTACCGAAACCAAAGAGGCTGTAGCAGAAACTAAGTAA
- a CDS encoding pitrilysin family protein, whose translation MRLKFDPFAFEYLEIDGVPVFYKKLPWCPTIHTRIILKIGAVDDPVDKEGLTHFLEHMPFEGCRIFPNRELVRKFTEKFTLDSFGAYTGHSETAFRFRTNEDNFLGVMTGIKNVIFHPLLEPSTVAGERKVIINEAWEKLGNHSVIELRKRTRKDLFLDHPSSKFDRPLGWPDTIAQITDEDISAWHKQWYHRNNLALVFVGNLNTGLVREAAKSIAINLPCGQKPTCVATPLCWPAPRSSGFTIETRKLYGATAKISEQATLQISRVIGKSSDPEILEAALEMFNRAATQAIRGKLKATYDVDAGAVDSRDHSLVRLETRIPADMVGPTKNVLAEIQSEIADRKLADLFGQVRQQLIDDEIYSEITGGQIINAATNQIVHDGTVIDLNSKIERLQKLSHEEVCSFVEKEFDPSRLYTITGLP comes from the coding sequence ATGAGACTTAAATTCGACCCGTTTGCTTTTGAGTATCTCGAGATTGATGGCGTGCCAGTTTTTTACAAAAAGCTACCCTGGTGCCCGACAATCCACACAAGAATTATTCTGAAAATTGGAGCGGTAGATGATCCTGTCGACAAAGAAGGTCTGACTCACTTTCTTGAGCATATGCCTTTTGAAGGCTGCCGGATTTTCCCTAATCGTGAACTTGTTCGAAAGTTCACGGAAAAATTCACACTTGATTCATTCGGGGCATACACTGGTCACAGTGAAACTGCCTTTCGATTCAGAACCAACGAAGATAACTTTTTGGGAGTAATGACGGGGATTAAAAATGTCATCTTTCATCCCCTACTCGAACCAAGCACCGTTGCTGGAGAGCGTAAAGTCATCATTAATGAGGCGTGGGAAAAACTCGGTAACCATTCAGTGATAGAGCTAAGAAAACGGACGAGAAAAGATCTGTTTCTTGATCACCCGAGTTCTAAGTTCGACCGCCCTTTGGGATGGCCGGATACAATTGCCCAAATTACTGATGAAGACATCTCCGCTTGGCACAAACAGTGGTATCACAGAAACAACCTGGCTTTGGTGTTTGTTGGAAACCTCAATACCGGTTTGGTCCGTGAAGCGGCAAAGTCAATAGCCATCAACCTGCCTTGTGGCCAAAAGCCAACCTGCGTAGCTACGCCCTTATGTTGGCCGGCACCGCGCTCTAGCGGTTTTACCATTGAAACCCGAAAACTCTATGGAGCAACGGCCAAAATCAGTGAGCAAGCCACCCTACAGATCTCTCGTGTCATCGGCAAGTCTAGCGACCCTGAAATACTGGAAGCGGCGCTGGAGATGTTTAACAGGGCCGCAACCCAAGCAATAAGGGGCAAGCTAAAGGCGACCTACGATGTCGATGCTGGCGCCGTTGACTCACGTGATCATTCACTAGTTAGATTAGAAACCAGGATTCCGGCAGATATGGTCGGACCCACTAAGAATGTGTTGGCTGAAATCCAAAGCGAAATAGCCGACAGAAAATTGGCTGACCTATTCGGACAAGTACGGCAACAGCTAATTGATGACGAGATCTATTCAGAGATAACTGGTGGTCAAATTATCAACGCCGCCACTAACCAAATCGTACATGATGGCACGGTAATAGACCTGAACAGTAAAATCGAGCGACTACAAAAACTGTCTCACGAGGAAGTCTGTTCCTTTGTCGAGAAAGAGTTCGATCCTAGCAGGCTCTACACGATTACCGGATTACCTTAG